The sequence below is a genomic window from Petroclostridium xylanilyticum.
TTTTCGTCAATTTCCATGGGATTGACAGAGTTCACCTGAATAAATATGGGTATTTGGAAAGCGGGGAACGGGCAGTACTGCATCTTTTAAATGTTGCATCAGGGCTTAAATCATTAGTAATAGGTGAAGATCAGATATTAGGACAGATTAAGGCGGCTCATAGAACTGCCATGCATCGTAAAAGTACCGGTCCCATATTAAACCGATTATTTTTTACTGCGGTTTCTGCTGCGAAAGAGGTAAAAAATATTACAGGTATTTCCCAAAATTCTCTTTCTATCAGTTCAGTAGGAGTAAAGTTTATTGAAGAGTACTTTGGCGGGAAAATTCAGCATAAAAAAGTTTTGGTTATTGGCACTGGGAAGATGGGCAGGCTGGCAGTTAAAAAACTTATATCTGCAGGTGTGCATGATATTATTATGACGAATAGGACACATCATCATGCAGTAGAATTTCAAAAAGAAATTAAAGGGACAAAAATTATTTCATATGATGAAAGATATCACTATTTAGATGATATAGATGTAGTGATTTCGTCCACCAGCAGTCCCCACTATACACTTACCTATGATAAATTTTGCATGGCTAGAAATAGCGGGAAAGAATTATGTATATTGGACCTTGCCGTGCCAAGGGACATCGAAAAAGAAATAGGAAATTTACAAGGTGTTCACCTTTTTACAATAGATGATCTTGATAAAGTAGTGCAACAAAATTTACAGAAAAGATTTGAACATTCAAAAGAAGCGCAAAATATCTTGCAGAAATATTGCTGTGAATTTTTAGAGTGGATAAATGCTTATGATAGGCTTGAATCCATTAGAGCCATCCATGTATATGGCAAAGGCGTGTTGGAAAGGCAATACCATTATGCTATAAGAAAACTGAATATTAAAGATGAAAGAGAAAAGAAGATCATATATAAAATTTTGAAAAACTCTATTGATGCTGTCATAAATCCTATTATAGAGAGTGCCAGGGAACAGGAACAGAATATGTCATGGGATGAGTTCATTAAAAAATCTTTTGAAAAATAGAGGTGGGATATATGAATTTCTATCCTGTGTTTATAGATATTACGAAAAAAAAATGCGTTGTAGTGGGAGGAGGGAGAGTTGCCTATAGAAAAATAGTAACACTGTGCGGCTATGGAGCTGTTGTTGAGGTGATTAGCCCTGAAGCGATTGAAGAGATAAAAAAATTATCAGAAAAGGGTAGCATTAACCTGAAAATAAAAAAATATTCAGAGGATGACATTATAGACGCATTTATTGTATTTGCTGCTACTAATGATACTGAAGTAAATAATAAGATAACCGGGGATGCAAAAAAATTAAATATTTTAGTCAATTGTGCTGATAGCCCATACGACTCTTCATTTATTTCACCTGCTGTTTTCAATCAAGGTGATTTAACTATTGCCATATCTACCGGGGGGAAATTTCCTAAATTATCCCAAAAGATTAAGGAGCAGTTAAAGAGTCAATACAGTACAGAATATCCCTTTATTATAGACGCTTTAGAACAATTAAGGCAAAAAGCTTTAATGGGGATTAATGATGAAGAAACCAGAAAAAAATTGTTTGACAGGGTTGTAGAAGATGATATCATTCAAATTGCAATGAGTAAAGGTTGTGAAGCGTTTAAAGAGCGTATAAACCGTATATATGAGGAGTATTGTCATGAAGAATAAATTAGTTATAGGTTCCAGGGGAAGCGAGTTAGCTCTCAAACAGACCGAATGGGTCATTACAAAACTCAAAGAAAATTTTCCTGAAATGAAATATCAAATAAAAGTAATAAAAACAAAGGGTGACAGGATATTAGATGTTACGCTTAACAAAATCGGCGGTAAAGGTCTCTTTGTAAAAGAAATTGAGCAGGAACTTTTGCAAGGCTCAATTGATATGGCAGTACATAGCATGAAGGATGTTCCCACGGAAATACCGGATGAACTGGAGATAGGTGCTGTTTCACAGCGTGAGGACCCGCGGGATGTGCTGGTATCCAGGGAAGGAAGGGATTTATACAGTTTGCCTGCCGGTGCTGTGGTAGGAACAAGCAGTCTCAGAAGGCAGGTCCAAATACTGCGACTGAGACCGGATTTAAATATTGTACCGCTAAGAGGAAATATATTAACACGACTTAACAAAGTGAAGACTGAATTTGATGCTATTGTTCTTGCTGCTGCCGGTTTAAAGCGTGCGGGGCTGGAAGCTAACATTACGCAATATTTTGCCCCAACAGAATTTGTTCCCGCTGTCGGACAGGGAATCCTGGGCATCGAAATAAGAAAGAATGACAATATTTCCCAGGAAATATTGAAGTGTCTTCATAACCCGCAAGCATTTACTTGTATACAGGCGGAAAGAGCCTTTTTAACCAGATTAAATGGAGGCTGCCATGTCCCCATTGGGGCGTATGCATGGATGGAAGGGGAAAAATTAAAAATGTACGGCATGTTCTACCAGGGTAAGATGATAAGAGAATATGCGGAAGGCAGTGCTAATCATCCTCAGGAACTGGGAATAGCTTTGGCCGAAAAGATAATACAGCTTTATACTAATTGCCATTTGGAGGTGTAAAAGTGGAAAAAGGAAAAGTATATCTTGTAGGTGCCGGTCCGGGAGATTATAAATTAATAACTTTACGGGCTTTGGAACTAATACAAAAAGCTGATGTTTTGGTATATGATAGATTGGTAAACAAAAAGATTTTGAAATACCGGTCAAAAAGCTGCGAACTGGTTTATGTGGGAAAAGAGCCGGACCACCATACTTTAACCCAGGATGAAATCAATGATGTATTAATACAAAAAGCACAAGAGGGTAAAAATGTAGTTAGGTTAAAGGGGGGAGACCCTTTTATTTTTGGCCGGGGAGGAGAGGAAGCAGAATATATAAGACAGCACGGACTGGAATTTGAAATTGTTCCAGGAATCTCATCTTTTTATTCTTGTCCCGCATATGCCGGTATACCTGTTACCCATAGGGAATTTAGTACCTCGGTACATGTAATAACCGGACATGAAGAAGAAGGAAAAGAAGATGTTGATTACCCTACCCTGGCAAAACTGGAAGGTACGTTGGTCTTCCTAATGGGAATGAAAAATATAGGAATGATAAGCCAAAAATTAATAGAGAATGGTAAAAGGCCTGATACACCTGCAGCAGTCATCCACTGGGGTACTACATCAAGACAAAGGACAGTGACAGCAGCGCTGGAGGATATTGAAAAGGTTGTACGGGAGAACAATATAACTTCTCCTTCTGTGTTAGTAATAGGTAATGTAGTGACTTTGCAAAAAAAATTGGATTGGCTGTCATCCAGACCTTTATTTGGAAAAAGGATTCTTGTGACACGTACCTCTGCACAGGCAGGTACACTGGCAGATAAGATTGAAATGCTTGGTGGTGATGTTGTTGAATTTCCTACTATAAATATCACCAAGCCGGTAGATTATAGACCTTTAGATGAAGCATTAAATAACATTCATATGTATTCATGGATCGTATTTACCAGTGTTAACGGTGTAGAAGGCTTTTTTACAAGGATGAAGGAGCTGAAAATAGATATAAGAAAATTGGCTGGAATAAAGATATTTTCGATAGGTCCTAAAACAAAAGAAAAAATTGAGGAATTGGGACTGAATATCGATATTATACCTGAACAATTCAACAGTTATGGTGCTGAAAAAGTAATTAAGGAGCACATTCATGAAAAGGATAGGGTCTTAATACCTACTTCAAATATTGGAAGGGAAACCATTTATAATATTATTGCAGAAAAAGGTGCAACGGTTCATAAAGTAGAGGCTTACAGAACCCAGCCTAATGATGAGATAGACCTGGAGGTTTTAGAAGATTTGAGGAAGGGTGATATAGACATCATTACTTTTGCAAGTTCGTCGGCAGTAGAAAACTTTGTAAAAATTGTTGGTACTGACATTGGACAGACAAAAGTATGCTCTATTGGACCTGTGACCACTGAAACCGCCAATTCTCTTGGACTTGGGGTGGCTGGAACAGCTTCAAATGCAACGATAGACGAACTTGTAAATTGTGTTTTAAAAGTTTGCGGGGTGAAATAATGGACATTATCAAAAGGCCTAGAAGACTAAGATCAAGTGAAAACATAAGAAATCTGGTAAGAGAAACAGTTTTAACTTTAAATGATTTTATATATCCAATTTTTGTAGTTGAAGGAAATGGAATAAAAAATGAAATATCTTCTCTACCTGATAATTATCATCTCTCGATAGATATGCTAAAGAAAGAGATCGAAGAAATTTATAATTTAGGTATCCGGGCAGTATTACTTTTTGGAATACCCAAAGAAAAAGATGAAGCCGGATCCGGAGCATATGCCATAGGTGGTATTGTGCAAAAAGCAATCAGAGAGATAAAGAGAATATGTAAAGAGATGATGGTAATAACCGATGTATGTTTATGTGAGTACACCAGCCACGGTCACTGCGGTCTTATTAGAAACGGAGATGTACATAATGATTCAACATTGGAACTAATTGCGACTACTGCATTGTCGCACGTGGAGGCCGGGGCGGATATGGTTGCTCCTTCTGACATGATGGATGGAAGGGTAGCCGCCATAAGAAAAAAATTGGATGAAAATGATTTTAACAATATTCCCATCATGGCATATAGTGCAAAGTACGCTTCAGCATTTTATGGCCCTTTCAGGGAAGCTGCTTTTTCTGCGCCGCAGTTTGGAGACCGAAAGACATATCAAATGGACCCTGCTAATAAGCTGGAAGCGTTAAGAGAAGTGGAATTAGACATTGAAGAAGGTGCTGATATTGTCATGATAAAACCTGCTCTGTCCTACCTTGATATTATCAACGAGGTGAGAAATAAGTGTAATCTGCCGGTAGCAGCCTATAATGTAAGTGGTGAGTATGCGATGCTTAAAGCTGCAGTAAAAATGGGATGGCTGGACGAAAAGAAAGCTGCTGTAGAAATGCTTACGTCTATAAAAAGAGCAGGTGCAAATATTATTATTTCTTACTATGCAAAAGATATTGCACGGTGGATGAAGGAGGATGGAATACATGCAATATAAGCGTTCGTCCGAACTGTTTGAAGGAGCCAAAACATACATTCCCGGAGGGGTTAATAGCCCTGTAAGGGCATTTAAATCGGTAGGGTTAATACCACCATTCATTAAAAGGGCGAAAGGCTCAAAAATATATGACGAGGATGGAAATGAATATATAGATTATGTTGGATCATGGGGACCCATGATTCTGGGACATGCCCATGAGAGAGTGCTGGAGGCTATTAAAAATGCTGCTGAAAATGGTACAAGTTTTGGAGCCCCCACAGAATTAGAAGTAAAATTGGCCCAAATCATATGTGAGTTGGTCCCTTCTGTAGAAATGGTTAGAATGGTCAATTCCGGGACAGAAGCTACGATGAGTGCCATCAGACTTGCCAGAGGTTATACTGGAAGAAATAAAATCATTAAATTTGAAGGCTGCTACCATGGGCATTCCGATAGTTTGCTGATTAAAGCCGGGTCGGGTGCACTTACCTTTGGAATCCCGGATAGTCCTGGTGTTCCGGCTGATTTTGCAAAACACACCTTATCTGCATCCTATAATGATCTTGGAGAAGTAAAAGAACTGTTTAAAAAATATGGTGAAGATATTGCAGCAGTAATCGTCGAACCGGTAGCAGGAAATATGGGTGTGGTAGTTCCGGAAAAAGATTTTTTATTCGGGTTAAGAGAAATTACGACGCAGTATGGTGCACTGCTTATTTTTGATGAGGTTATGACCGGATTCAGGGTATCTCTGCATTGTGCACAGGGATTATATAATATCACACCTGATTTAACTACCTTCGGTAAAATTATTGGCGGAGGTCTTCCTGTTGGTGCTTATGGCGGGAGAAGAGAAATTATGGAAAAAATATCTCCGATAGGCCCGGTATACCAGGCAGGAACGCTATCAGGTAACCCTATTGCGATGGCTGCAGGTCTGGAAACCCTGACAATATTAAAAAATAATCCTGGAATCTATGAAGATCTGGAAACTAAGTCTGCCAAGCTGGAAGATGGGCTGAAAAGCAATGTACAGAAGTTAGGAATACCAATGTTTTTTAATAGAGTTGGTTCTATGCTTTGTATGTTCTTTACCAGGGAATTTGTAAGAGATTACAAGAGTGCCACTACTTCCAATACCCACAAATTTGCACAATATTTTAGAAAAATGTTGGAGTCAGGCATTTATATCGCACCTTCCCAATATGAAGCTATTTTTATTTCAAATGCACACACAATGGAAGACATAGAAAAAACAATAGAAAGTTCCTATCATGCCTTAAAAAATATATAAGACAGCACACAAGGGGCATATCAAGGGGACGGTTCTTATGATATATGATATATTGTAATATATAAGAACCGTCCCCTTGATATGCTCCTAAAAGAAAAATGATTGAGGTGGCAAAAGAGATAATCTTACTGACTGACCACACTAAAGTAGGGAAAGTGTCATTTGGAAAATTTGCAGAATTAAATGAAATAGATAAATGTATAGTAGATGATGGTGTTTCGCAAAATATTGTTAAAGAAATGAAGAAAATGGGGATAGAGGTACATTTTGTAAAATGATGGGAGGAAATAGACATGAAAACATCTGTAGTTACAGTTACCCTCAATCCTGCATTAGATAAAACCGTAACAGTTAGTTCTTTAAAAACTGGGGGGTTGAATCGTGTTAAAGATATACGTATGGATGCAGGCGGAAAAGGTATTAATGTTGCAAAAGTATTAAAGAAATTTGAAGTAGATGTTTTGGCTGCCGGATTGATTGCCGGTTTTCAAGGACAACTGCTTCTGGAGTATTTAGAAGCAGAAGGTATTAAAACTTCGTTTTTAAAAATACCAGGTGAGACTCGTACAAACTTAAAAATAGTTGAGGAAAAAACAAAAATTACAACAGAAGTAAATGAAGCTGGTTTTTTAGTCACACAGGAAGATTTAAAAAGATTTAGCGATAATCTTTTACATTTAATGGATCAAACATGCATTTTGGTTCTCAGCGGTAGT
It includes:
- the hemL gene encoding glutamate-1-semialdehyde 2,1-aminomutase, with amino-acid sequence MQYKRSSELFEGAKTYIPGGVNSPVRAFKSVGLIPPFIKRAKGSKIYDEDGNEYIDYVGSWGPMILGHAHERVLEAIKNAAENGTSFGAPTELEVKLAQIICELVPSVEMVRMVNSGTEATMSAIRLARGYTGRNKIIKFEGCYHGHSDSLLIKAGSGALTFGIPDSPGVPADFAKHTLSASYNDLGEVKELFKKYGEDIAAVIVEPVAGNMGVVVPEKDFLFGLREITTQYGALLIFDEVMTGFRVSLHCAQGLYNITPDLTTFGKIIGGGLPVGAYGGRREIMEKISPIGPVYQAGTLSGNPIAMAAGLETLTILKNNPGIYEDLETKSAKLEDGLKSNVQKLGIPMFFNRVGSMLCMFFTREFVRDYKSATTSNTHKFAQYFRKMLESGIYIAPSQYEAIFISNAHTMEDIEKTIESSYHALKNI
- the hemA gene encoding glutamyl-tRNA reductase — encoded protein: MNVVVMGIDHSTPIEIREKASYTSEKFQRACEYLAGQDVIKEFIILSTCNRSEIYCCTEEASLLPKILFDFFVNFHGIDRVHLNKYGYLESGERAVLHLLNVASGLKSLVIGEDQILGQIKAAHRTAMHRKSTGPILNRLFFTAVSAAKEVKNITGISQNSLSISSVGVKFIEEYFGGKIQHKKVLVIGTGKMGRLAVKKLISAGVHDIIMTNRTHHHAVEFQKEIKGTKIISYDERYHYLDDIDVVISSTSSPHYTLTYDKFCMARNSGKELCILDLAVPRDIEKEIGNLQGVHLFTIDDLDKVVQQNLQKRFEHSKEAQNILQKYCCEFLEWINAYDRLESIRAIHVYGKGVLERQYHYAIRKLNIKDEREKKIIYKILKNSIDAVINPIIESAREQEQNMSWDEFIKKSFEK
- the cobA gene encoding uroporphyrinogen-III C-methyltransferase: MEKGKVYLVGAGPGDYKLITLRALELIQKADVLVYDRLVNKKILKYRSKSCELVYVGKEPDHHTLTQDEINDVLIQKAQEGKNVVRLKGGDPFIFGRGGEEAEYIRQHGLEFEIVPGISSFYSCPAYAGIPVTHREFSTSVHVITGHEEEGKEDVDYPTLAKLEGTLVFLMGMKNIGMISQKLIENGKRPDTPAAVIHWGTTSRQRTVTAALEDIEKVVRENNITSPSVLVIGNVVTLQKKLDWLSSRPLFGKRILVTRTSAQAGTLADKIEMLGGDVVEFPTINITKPVDYRPLDEALNNIHMYSWIVFTSVNGVEGFFTRMKELKIDIRKLAGIKIFSIGPKTKEKIEELGLNIDIIPEQFNSYGAEKVIKEHIHEKDRVLIPTSNIGRETIYNIIAEKGATVHKVEAYRTQPNDEIDLEVLEDLRKGDIDIITFASSSAVENFVKIVGTDIGQTKVCSIGPVTTETANSLGLGVAGTASNATIDELVNCVLKVCGVK
- the hemC gene encoding hydroxymethylbilane synthase, which produces MKNKLVIGSRGSELALKQTEWVITKLKENFPEMKYQIKVIKTKGDRILDVTLNKIGGKGLFVKEIEQELLQGSIDMAVHSMKDVPTEIPDELEIGAVSQREDPRDVLVSREGRDLYSLPAGAVVGTSSLRRQVQILRLRPDLNIVPLRGNILTRLNKVKTEFDAIVLAAAGLKRAGLEANITQYFAPTEFVPAVGQGILGIEIRKNDNISQEILKCLHNPQAFTCIQAERAFLTRLNGGCHVPIGAYAWMEGEKLKMYGMFYQGKMIREYAEGSANHPQELGIALAEKIIQLYTNCHLEV
- the hemB gene encoding porphobilinogen synthase, whose product is MIKRPRRLRSSENIRNLVRETVLTLNDFIYPIFVVEGNGIKNEISSLPDNYHLSIDMLKKEIEEIYNLGIRAVLLFGIPKEKDEAGSGAYAIGGIVQKAIREIKRICKEMMVITDVCLCEYTSHGHCGLIRNGDVHNDSTLELIATTALSHVEAGADMVAPSDMMDGRVAAIRKKLDENDFNNIPIMAYSAKYASAFYGPFREAAFSAPQFGDRKTYQMDPANKLEALREVELDIEEGADIVMIKPALSYLDIINEVRNKCNLPVAAYNVSGEYAMLKAAVKMGWLDEKKAAVEMLTSIKRAGANIIISYYAKDIARWMKEDGIHAI
- a CDS encoding precorrin-2 dehydrogenase/sirohydrochlorin ferrochelatase family protein; amino-acid sequence: MNFYPVFIDITKKKCVVVGGGRVAYRKIVTLCGYGAVVEVISPEAIEEIKKLSEKGSINLKIKKYSEDDIIDAFIVFAATNDTEVNNKITGDAKKLNILVNCADSPYDSSFISPAVFNQGDLTIAISTGGKFPKLSQKIKEQLKSQYSTEYPFIIDALEQLRQKALMGINDEETRKKLFDRVVEDDIIQIAMSKGCEAFKERINRIYEEYCHEE